The Aspergillus fumigatus Af293 chromosome 5, whole genome shotgun sequence nucleotide sequence gcgagaagtgtgaggaagcgggtgtggtctagtgtgtcaaatcttagtctttgcggagtttccacaggtccctgttcccacggcaggttcgtaagaagtgggcgatgatctgaggtggcgtctagatgatgtgcaaccctggtactggctcctataAGGGTTgaggagctagagacaaaggcaaggtccaggacgttgcctttgtcatgtgtagggatatcaatctcagaggtaagcagtagtctaagcctgtcaagccattctgtgaatgattctgcgaaggtagtgggtacgtgctggagtgagggctgccatctgtggtggtgtaggttgaagtcactagcaagcagggtaggcagagagaagtaggactccagcaaggaagtaagagttctcgctgcttcacccgcccgttttgcgccagcaggagcattatatatattaaatatcaaggcagattgtcctgagcacgaggagatctggagtagaagaaggtctgagagggtctcttggcttattgagtcagggcggagttggaAGGCtcagatgccatttttccgacgaatATAGGTAAGAACTtgagggatgccacttatctcccaagaatcagttggggagaagcactcgtaagatgggtgcctttttgtgatcttttaagtcaggtctctgtaaatgtagggctcctgtataaggataatgtcaatatggttggagtatgcctgggagagggcaatttcatgggcttctggtatacggccaacgttcagctggagtatagcgatagactccttccttgggtgattttggtacttcatatttgtttgttcatcagaacttcaaagctgttttgtggcttaggagatacgaagcggactgctctggctgtgaccgggggagagtctaaaggctcctgtggcgggggggtagccgtgcggaaggggaagggtgaagggcggctgttcatagccatgatttggtcctgggaaggctctgggacttgcatgcagcactgtctctccAGGCGTGCCTTagcaagctctagggagctagtcttgcgaatctcggcttgctgggcctttgtgcattgagtgcctgccttgctaggtcgcaggaggcattgctcatagtcagctgggtgggggccatggcagtgtaggcaccttggagggcaggtgtggggaggttgggtactgcatctattgctatggccctcctcagtatgctgggtagagccgcaaagtcgacaccagggctggcgagcgcaggatctagcattatgccacttccagcagtggTTGCACTGTataatctttgtctttcttactagcagctgagcattagtgatcatgccaaacaaggagagtcgtactggaaggttggccttgctgtcctctgggaagttgataaactAGCTGGAtgagatagtgttggggttagcggcacttgtagcagtctcagtaatagagactgggttaagacctatagcttcagtgatctctgaagacaagatttcagggttaacggggatcatggagtattggctgccagtaagttggccaaccttcctgggtacattaGTCACTCAATAAGAGATCCAGtgggaactccgttcgatctggcagtctttaaagaaggcggctatgacttccttttgggcctctagggctgggagggcttcagtagagcctggcagaagagcgagtccagttttgatagattggacgcccttgagaagctttccattagtgcccagatgagatcgcaggctagtatgtatagcaaatgcatccatgctcttggcaagatggttctccggaaggcgcacaaagagtcggttgtcaggaggtggcagctttgtagctaacctatcagtcttagtattactgtatgttttcttcgtagcagcattgttcctagctaggggacttctggtgacagtcgcgtatgtggactgggcaagaccggaggggggacgagaagggggaggtgagggggggaaggaagcagggccatgggcaggggcaggggcaggggtgagggggaggggggcattggtcaagggcacgccgctgatgtaggcattgaagtgttgttgggctatattagccaggtcattgctaagggccgtgagcgctcctagctggcggggcgtgaggccagcattctggcgtcggtgatcatcaaggaaggctgctatgggactaaagattttctgtccctcgagagctctagcagtggctgaggtggttgtctcctgtagtgcagcctgtagagggccaccaggttggttgttatgtcgtgccatgttattgacgcgtcgagacgcgtggtggttgctgggcgggtgtcaggcagtgagcggagggggagctgtcccttatcctaggcagggcgcctggattgagagcctgatctgagaattcaatagagtatggccttcctgggtgagaaggctgtgtAGCTTGTGCGTCCTTGATATTGTTGGAAGAGCATGGCATGGTGACAACGGTAGCCTCTGGTTGGCTTCCATCACATGACCACGGGGAGTAATTCTTAAACCATCTTTCTATAGAAATATGGAGGCGACTGCGCAGCGGACCCGCTCCAGCCTTCAGGAATCTGGGAAACTGATTCATTTCAAATCTGGGGGAAATGCTCTGGAGAAGCGGAGCTGGTCTGGGATTCTGGTTATCCTATACTCCCCCGGATTTCCCCATGTTTCTCCAGGGCAAGGCCCCGCCGTGGGGTCGCCTTCGCGAACCGGATCGGAGGAAAGGAGCGGTCCTCGTGTCTGCAGAACAGATTTTAGGCCTCTGAGTCGGAGCCGCTCTGCTTGCCCATCATGCGAATCTTGTATGCAAAGTTGGCATCATCTGGCTGCTTCGCGGCAACACAGACCGCGCACTTTGCTTTCTCCCAGTCTCTACTATGATGATTATTTAGGTTCACCGCCATCCTGTAGTCCCAAGTCATCCCTCACAGAAGAGCATATATCTAAGCTCacctttccttctcctcttcatgGCTACAAGAGCGATATATCTAAGCAAAGAGCTCCTTATACTTCGCGTACCACTATAATAAAGCTATTGACTATGACCCTGCCAATTCCACCAAACATAATGTTTTCCTTCACTTCTCTAAGAGGCCGTGGCTTGACCATTGGTATCACCGCATGCTGTGGGGTGTCATTCATGCTATTTGGCTACGATCAAGGTGTCTTCGGGGGCATTCTCTCAAATCCCACGTTTCAGAAACAGTTCGATCATCCCAACACCACAATGCAGGGGCAGATTGTGTCAACATACGTTCTTGGATGCGTGGCGGGGGCTTTTCTGTCAATGTACACTGGAGATCGACTCGGAAGACGGCGATCAGTCTTACTAGCCAGCGCTTTTCTCACAATCGGCGGCATCCTCCAATCCATGGCTTTTACTCTCCCCCATTTGATTGTGGGCCGCATTGTCGCTGGCCTTGGAGTTGGCATGAACACCACGACAGTGCCTATGTGGCAGAGTGAGACATGCAAACAGGAAGATCGAGGGAAGCTGATCACCATCCAGCTCACACATCTCGTGTTCGGCTTTGTGCTTGCTAACTGGATTAATTTTGGCTTCACATATTCCCCTTACCAGCAAATCAGCTGGCGCTTTCCACTCGCATTTCAGTCTTTTCTTGCAATCTTAGCGGCATCAATGGTACCTTTCCTGGTGGAGTCACCCCGCTGGCTTTGTGTAAGGAGTCGTTCTCCTGCCGCAAAAGAGGTCATCGCACGGGTTCTGGACAAACGtctcgaggatgatgaggtaCTTACCTCGCTCCAGTCAATTGAGACTACAGTTGCCCACGAGATGGAGTCGCAGAAACCTGGATGGCGAACGATCTTCTCCAACGGGCCGCAACAAACCTTCCGTCGAATTGCTCTTGGAGTTGGAGTCAACTTCATGCAGCAATTTGGTGGCGTGAACGTTGTTGCTTACTATCTGCCCATCATTATGAAGCGCTCGTTCGGTTTCAGTGACCGCATGTCTCTGATCCTGTCTGCTGTGGATTCCATGCAATGGATGTTTTGGACTGGTCTCGGAACTTTACTGATTGACAGGCTCGGCCGTCGCAAGCTGTTGATCGTCGGCGCTGCGGGCCAAAGCCTGTGTTTTGCTATGACCGCTCTTGGTCTTGGTATTGGCACTAAACCTCTGGAGGGTCTGGCTGTGGCATTCATCTTTGTTTACTATGCTTTCTTTGTAAGAAACCCCAGTGACTCAGAAGCCCCTTACCATCTAACCTCGCATTGCAGGGGCTATCCTTTTTGGCTATACCCTTCATGTACCCGTCGGAACTCAACTCCAGCATTCACCGGAACTTCGCGTGCTCGGCTGCTATGGTCATGGAATGGCTAGGTGTTTATGTCATTGTGGCGATCACGCCAGTTGGTGATTTAGTCCCTCCACCCCTTTGGATGTATCACTATTTCAATACTAACTCACACTAGGCATTGAGAGCATCGCCTGGAAATTCTACTTGGTATTCGCGATCGCAAATTTTGTTTTCACCATCGTTTGCTGGTTTTTCGTTGTGGAAACCTCAGGACTCTccttggaggagattgacaaAATGTTCGAGATTAAGTACTATGGCGGCAAATCTATGACATACCTAGAGGCTGCCAAAAAAGCGAAAGGGAATCCTCTGTGCCACGAAATTTGTGAAGACGGAGAAAGCAAAGACAAGCAGAGGAGTTTCTAAGGACATCCCCAACTCTCCTGTTTAATGTGATCCGCCACTAAGTGAGTGAGTGGGTAACCCTAATTCAATTAGAGCATCTACTTCGTGTTCTGGCCGGCCCCCCCCACCCACCGGTAGCTACTGTACTTTGATAAAGCCCGAATGAGCTGTATACTGGCCTGATTTTGTCTCCGCTGGGGTTACTACTTTGGTCCCAACTAGAAATCACACCTCTATACCAACGGACGGACCTTCTTCGTACATAAGTCGCCCTCGTGGGCTAGCTGTTGTGTGGATATTTCACGGGGTTGTCTTTTTCCACATTTACAAGACGTAAATCTTGAATTTCCCGCGCTATTACACTGTACTGTGTCTGGAAAAATTAACTTGTAGCATTTAACAAGCTAATTAGTTGCTTTATTGAAAGGTGTAGAGAAATTTTAAGACATCACATTCTAAGCAAGGCTTTGATCGAAGATGCCTGCTTTTGTGATTGAGCAGTATTTCAGGGTATTGCTAGAATAAAACTACTTAAATAGTAGCTGCCCAAAGTTACCTAAATAACTGGTTAGATCTTAGTTCTCTCAGCAGGCATTTTAAATACATACATGTGAGCGCTCTCTTTGCGGAGACAAGCTGGCTTCTAGTCGGGGCTGCTGAGCTATGTGGCACAGGTATATGGAACCTCCTACCATGATTTTAACGACCCCTGACCTAATATAAGTGATAGATGGCTTTGATTTTCTCCTTGAAGGAATGTGCTAAGATTTGACTATGGTGCGGTATTGTTTTCTTAATTAAAAACGGAGTTTTGCTTGCATTGATCATCTACTGCGCCTAATACAGTATTCCTGCTTACACTGCTATTACAGATGGTTTTCAACTTATGATAGAGCTGTCCCATAGACTAGCCACCGCAATTTGATGCATTATTAGCTCTTGAGAGCCTATATTTCCCCGCTTTGGACACGGGAGAGCGACAACGGTTCGCTGCAAATATGAAGGCAACAAGCAAAGAAACCAAAATACAATAGGCTCCGAGAAAATTCAAACGGAAGAGACTTTGCTTGATTGGAGATGAGGCTCGTGCATATCTCGCTATGTGTCCAGATGTTTGGATAGAACTGTTCCAATATCCTCCGCCATCCGAGACTTGCGGCCTAGAAATCGAAGCGCCCTGATGCAGCTTTCAGCCCGTGCAGTGCTGACTTGAAGCGCCTCGCTGGTATGGTCTATGTCGGACCACTGGTGATTTTGTAGCTCTTCTATTTCACCAATGTGGAAGACAGCAGCGTCTGTGAAGGCCCGAATGAACAGAATCGTCCAGGGCTCAGTCAGAGCAGGGCTTTCATTGACAGCAAAGTGAAAATCTGGTAGCTGCTTCAAGCCTATAGCCCCAATGGCTTGCGGCGTTATGACCGCTGCAAACTGTGCCAACTCAATCGAACTTGCTCTTCGAATTTTCGCCGCCAGGCCGACATGGAGACGTTTCGCCCTGTTGCTGTCGCAGCCAAGCCGGTGCTCATCCACATAATCAATCAGGTTTGCGAGCATAAGTGAGCCCAAGTGCCACGGAATACTGATACATGGAAACCAGCTCCTAATGCGCGGAGGGACTGATTCATAGTTCATGATTAAGTCGCGGAAGAAAGCACCATGAGTGACGTCCCAGTATCGATATACAGATAGTGTGGTCTTAATGATTTCCTCGATGGCTGGGCCGTTCTCACAATTCCTCAAGCCGTTTTGAAGATATGAGATATGGCGGAAAAGCAGCACTTTGACAGCTGCTGACCTGGCAACTGCCCTGGTTGCAACGTCGTATGTACAAGGCCAATGCAAAAGGGATGGTCTCTCAGTATCATCTTGTGCATAGAGGTCAAGTTTCCATCGCACATTCGTTACCGGTATTTCTAAAGGATCCTTTGCCGCTCTCTGTGCTCCATCATGTTGACATTCCTCATCAGGGACGACCACTGGTCGCTCATTTATAGACGAAGAGACCGTATCAAACATGACTGCGAGCCAGTACAAGAGACCAATTGTTTGACCATCTTCTGCGCTCATTTCTTGGGGGGGTCCAGCATTCGGTTCAGATTCAAAACTGCGAGCGCCTTGCCGAAAACCTGCTTGGTATGCTTCGAATCGATACTTAAGTGCGTGCATCTTGCGGGCCCCTCGCTCCATGAATATCGGCGGCCCTTCTCGGGCAAAAATATCTGCAATCGTAGGTGAAATTGAATTGGTACCGCTTTTGCACAGATTTCTAGTAGCCAACCCAATCGTTGCGTCTAGGTCATACTCATTCCTGGAATACGGCTTTTGAACAAGACCAAAAATCAACTCAGCGAAAACAACCCTGAAACACTCCAGATCAGAGACATCTTGGAGTGCCCGCTTTGCCTGTTCCCAAATGGAATGCCGGAGAGCCTGCTCGAACTCGTCCCCAAGCTCTTCGCCCTTGTGATCCATGAAGTTTTCACACCTGCTCGCCCCATGCAACTCGTCCCAACCCCGTTTCCCTTGAGCCCACTGCGTGGAAAAAGCCATGACGGCTAAATTGAGAGCTTTAGAAGATGCTTGATTTTCATATGCAGTGAGACGGATCAACTTGGCCGACTGGGCGGACCGGTCAAGCTGTCTGACGCGCTGAAACATTCGATTTGACCACGCTACGCCCCATTCTGGGTACGTTTTTGTTCCGGCGATAGGTTTTTGCGGAATGGGTAAGGGTTCACGCCTCCTCCATTGCAGTCCATAGGGACACGTATCCTCTGCAAGCCAGCAAGCGAGGTTGTTCTCGAGAACATCGTGGTATATTTGCAGAAGGCTATCAGAGATGAATATTTTGTTCGTGTTTTCCATGATCAGATGATCTGGACCAAATGTGGAAAGTGACAGAGCATGGTGGTCTCTCATGTTCATGGATTCATTGCGTTGTCTGTCTACCCGGCGCCATCCAGTTTGTGAATCCCCCCACTGCGAAGGCATGGAGGACATACGACTGCGGTAAATCAAATTTCCCTGTGAGAGACCAGAAACAATGCTTTGCACATTGACCTCTGATGAGTCAGAGCCGCAGCCCGTCATCTCTGGATTCGCAAAGCCATTCCAACCAATGTGCAGGGTCGAGTCAGCAGGATGGTTGTTGCTTGAAGCCACGGAGCTCAATTCTCCTAAACTTTCCAGACTTTCGAGTTCTTGCTGTCCTTTCATTGCTCCACTTTCATTGGAATTGGCAATAGAAGGAGGATCACCGGACCCATATAGGCTGTCCCAGCCAAAGACATCACTCCTTTGTGGAGACGCCTGGATGAGCCGCACCAAGGAATCCAGGCTGGTCATGTTATTCATGGTGGCCGGCTCCAAGCTCTCCTTATTTCTCGGCTGAAGTCGCTGTCTCTTGACCTGGCGTTGTCCATTATCCGGGTTGCTGTCAGGGTTCTTTGGACTTTGCGCCGTGGAGGGTGGATGGAGTTGTACCCAGTGAGGGTTCAAACTGCATGTCTTCTTTGTTTTGAGGCAGTGAGAGCAAGGAAGTACGCCATCGGAGGCTTCGGCGCCAAAAGTTCGTATTAGCCCATCAGGGCTGGACAGCGGCGAGATGGGAATACTCACGATCATTATCACTATATAATGCAGCATTGGCGAGATAAGACTGGTCGCTATTAATCAGGTAGCCGTCACAGGCTTTCTTGGCTTTCCTGCATTGCTCGCAAGAGTGATTCTGGCGCCTTTTCATCATGATTTTGTGGGTGACCTGAATATCATGGCCATGCTGTGTGGAGTATATGTGGATGGCGATCAGTAAACAATGTCCAAAGCCAAGGGACTCCTCTACTCCAGATAAAGGTCCATCTTACTCAGCAATTTACTTTTTCGCCACCCCCGCAAACTCCTGAAACCCATTGTGGGGCTGGCAGGGTGGTTCGAACCATTCAAAGTTTTAAACCATTCAAAATCCTATAAATACCAAATGGTACGGACAGACATGTAATTCTAGTTAGGTGGAATTACTAGCGGTCTACATACTTCAACTCCTGAAGTCGTTATTTCGGTTTTGTCCCAATGGCTTGCCGTAGGTGGTGCCACACATTGTGGGTTTGTTGCTTCTACAAAGGCGAAGATGGGATGCAATGTAGTTGATTCAAGCGACAGTACTAAGAGTAAACAATAAAAGCACTGTGGCTATTGCAAGATGAACTGGGAGAGGTAACTGCCTTTACTATTTAAAGTGAGggggaaaaagagagaaagagagggagaCTATTAAAGTTCATCGACCTGGAGTACAGGCAAATGTAATGAATTCGGCACAGAGGAAGTGGTATTTCTGTATTGCCCAGGTCTAACTAGCATAATCAGTACATAAGTAAGCGGGTCACAACTAAGCAGATCACTCAACGCGTTTTGACTGCCATTTCAAAGACTGAAGTATTTTAGCCtgccactatgccaccaaagGCGTGTGaaaactatatatatttaacAGGGGGGAAGGGTCTCACCATTAAAAAAGAGGGAAATCCTCAATATTTGTGAAGCTGCGCATGTCTATAATGAGCCTTATACCACCCTCCAACagcgcctaaaggggcatatTTTTCAAGCCGAATTACGCGCCAAATAGTCATAAAATGACTTTTGGAGAGGAATCACTTATACAGTGGATTCTCTCAATAAAATGATATAAAACAGATCCCCAACCATCCTATGTACaggaaatggcgaatatTTTTCTTTCAAAGAATCAAGAATCCAAGGCAATTCATGGGTTCCATGCAATTAGCAAAATCCTGGCTCATCCTATTCACTATCCCGCTCCTCCTATCTCGT carries:
- a CDS encoding Zn(II)2Cys6 transcription factor domain-containing protein, producing the protein MMKRRQNHSCEQCRKAKKACDGYLINSDQSYLANAALYSDNDPSDGVLPCSHCLKTKKTCSLNPHWVQLHPPSTAQSPKNPDSNPDNGQRQVKRQRLQPRNKESLEPATMNNMTSLDSLVRLIQASPQRSDVFGWDSLYGSGDPPSIANSNESGAMKGQQELESLESLGELSSVASSNNHPADSTLHIGWNGFANPEMTGCGSDSSEVNVQSIVSGLSQGNLIYRSRMSSMPSQWGDSQTGWRRVDRQRNESMNMRDHHALSLSTFGPDHLIMENTNKIFISDSLLQIYHDVLENNLACWLAEDTCPYGLQWRRREPLPIPQKPIAGTKTYPEWGVAWSNRMFQRVRQLDRSAQSAKLIRLTAYENQASSKALNLAVMAFSTQWAQGKRGWDELHGASRCENFMDHKGEELGDEFEQALRHSIWEQAKRALQDVSDLECFRVVFAELIFGLVQKPYSRNEYDLDATIGLATRNLCKSGTNSISPTIADIFAREGPPIFMERGARKMHALKYRFEAYQAGFRQGARSFESEPNAGPPQEMSAEDGQTIGLLYWLAVMFDTVSSSINERPVVVPDEECQHDGAQRAAKDPLEIPVTNVRWKLDLYAQDDTERPSLLHWPCTYDVATRAVARSAAVKVLLFRHISYLQNGLRNCENGPAIEEIIKTTLSVYRYWDVTHGAFFRDLIMNYESVPPRIRSWFPCISIPWHLGSLMLANLIDYVDEHRLGCDSNRAKRLHVGLAAKIRRASSIELAQFAAVITPQAIGAIGLKQLPDFHFAVNESPALTEPWTILFIRAFTDAAVFHIGEIEELQNHQWSDIDHTSEALQVSTARAESCIRALRFLGRKSRMAEDIGTVLSKHLDT
- a CDS encoding sugar porter family MFS transporter; the protein is MEATAQRTRSSLQESGKLIHFKSGGNALEKRSWSGILVILYSPGFPHVSPGQGPAVGSPSRTGSEERSGPRVCRTDFRPLSRSRSACPSCESCMQSWHHLAASRQHRPRTLLSPSLYYDDYLGSPPSCSPKSSLTEEHISKLTFPSPLHGYKSDISKQRAPYTSRTTIIKLLTMTLPIPPNIMFSFTSLRGRGLTIGITACCGVSFMLFGYDQGVFGGILSNPTFQKQFDHPNTTMQGQIVSTYVLGCVAGAFLSMYTGDRLGRRRSVLLASAFLTIGGILQSMAFTLPHLIVGRIVAGLGVGMNTTTVPMWQSETCKQEDRGKLITIQLTHLVFGFVLANWINFGFTYSPYQQISWRFPLAFQSFLAILAASMVPFLVESPRWLCVRSRSPAAKEVIARVLDKRLEDDEVLTSLQSIETTVAHEMESQKPGWRTIFSNGPQQTFRRIALGVGVNFMQQFGGVNVVAYYLPIIMKRSFGFSDRMSLILSAVDSMQWMFWTGLGTLLIDRLGRRKLLIVGAAGQSLCFAMTALGLGIGTKPLEGLAVAFIFVYYAFFGLSFLAIPFMYPSELNSSIHRNFACSAAMVMEWLGVYVIVAITPVGIESIAWKFYLVFAIANFVFTIVCWFFVVETSGLSLEEIDKMFEIKYYGGKSMTYLEAAKKAKGNPLCHEICEDGESKDKQRSF